In Stieleria varia, one genomic interval encodes:
- a CDS encoding hsp70 family protein → MDDPSNSRFVVGIDLGTTNCAMAFVDTHAESGAGDGRHSVQTFAIPQWVDLGQRENRETLPSFHYEFTSDEAAVGHRLPWQDQPAKHCVGVLARDAGHRHPGRRAASAKSWLSHDGVDRTADLLPWHGDTDVAKLSPVDASARYLSHLRGAWDAAHPDHPLADQDVVITLPASFDEVARELTVSAAKKAGLPRVYLIEEPQAAFYAWIDRQGDQWESKVQPGQLILVCDIGGGTTDLTLIRVRTAGADGGQVQFHRVAVGSHLILGGDNLDLAVAKLAESKILSETGKSLSATQWDRLVGVARSVKETMLSDDRPDQYTIHLPGEGSELIGGGLLLTVTAQEIDEILLDGFFPDVELSDRPAAGESGFQEFGLPYAADAAITRHLADFLRTHRHTGIQTSGDDDSAMTSGADRPDLVLFNGGVMTASAIGKRIVGSLSRWFRRGDESSWSPQVLESPRLDLAVARGAAYYGVVRRGEGVRIAANLGHSYYMQVSEEPPQAICLIPGSAEAGQRFSAEQHPLQMRIGAPVQFPLWVSSTRLADTVGELIGIDRAELSPLPPICTALVLGRRKQDETIRVVIEAELSEIGTVGLFCVDADSGKRWRLEFDIRSTLETDREAHSGEGETAGIIDAETVAGCESAIAEVFDADERDKSQKPGKLVRQLQSITEMHRNQWPPSLLREQWQFLFDHHEGRRKSEQHESRWLNLVGFCLRPGYGVAVDDWRVSSVWKTIHGKLAFASAASRTESMIMWRRIAGGLTTGQQSQLAAPWVNALTNKTMRMEPHEAAEVWRLIGSLERLPVNDKVNLGDAALQALSVKKNEKIRDALLWSIGRIGSRQPVYGPLNAAVPAKQAERWCEKLLDFLDRDCSDELVSIARLALVQMGRLTGDRFRDLSVDQRERIAAAFRVRESPQHFVDLLLVGGKLASEEQAAVFGDALPLGIRLVR, encoded by the coding sequence ATGGATGATCCCAGCAACTCACGTTTTGTCGTCGGCATTGACCTCGGTACCACCAATTGTGCGATGGCCTTTGTTGATACCCACGCCGAATCCGGGGCTGGAGACGGACGTCACTCCGTGCAGACCTTTGCGATCCCCCAGTGGGTGGATTTGGGGCAACGAGAAAACCGCGAAACCCTGCCGTCGTTTCACTACGAGTTCACTTCCGACGAAGCGGCGGTCGGCCACCGATTGCCTTGGCAAGACCAACCGGCCAAGCATTGCGTCGGCGTGCTGGCCCGCGACGCGGGGCACCGGCATCCGGGCAGACGTGCTGCGTCGGCCAAGAGCTGGTTGTCTCACGATGGCGTCGACCGAACGGCCGACCTGTTGCCTTGGCACGGTGACACCGATGTAGCGAAGCTGTCGCCGGTGGACGCCTCCGCGCGATACCTTTCTCACCTGAGGGGAGCCTGGGATGCGGCGCATCCCGATCATCCGCTTGCCGACCAAGACGTTGTGATCACACTGCCGGCGTCGTTCGACGAGGTCGCGCGCGAGCTAACGGTATCGGCTGCAAAAAAAGCCGGGTTGCCTCGCGTGTACTTGATCGAAGAACCCCAGGCTGCCTTTTACGCTTGGATCGATCGTCAAGGCGATCAGTGGGAGAGCAAAGTCCAGCCGGGCCAATTGATCTTGGTTTGTGACATCGGCGGTGGTACCACGGACTTGACCCTGATTCGTGTCCGCACGGCCGGTGCCGATGGAGGACAAGTTCAATTTCACCGGGTCGCTGTCGGTTCCCATTTGATTCTCGGTGGTGACAACTTGGACTTGGCCGTCGCCAAGCTGGCCGAGTCAAAGATCCTGAGTGAAACGGGCAAGTCCCTGTCGGCAACGCAGTGGGATCGTTTGGTCGGCGTTGCACGTTCGGTCAAGGAAACGATGTTGTCAGATGATCGTCCTGATCAGTACACGATTCACTTGCCCGGCGAAGGTTCCGAGTTGATCGGCGGTGGTCTGCTGTTGACCGTCACGGCACAAGAGATCGATGAGATTTTGCTCGATGGATTCTTTCCCGATGTCGAGTTGAGCGATCGACCAGCCGCGGGTGAAAGTGGATTTCAGGAATTCGGTTTGCCTTACGCAGCGGACGCGGCCATCACGCGGCACCTCGCCGATTTCCTTCGCACGCACCGCCACACGGGGATACAAACCTCCGGCGACGACGATTCTGCGATGACCTCCGGCGCTGATCGTCCCGACCTCGTTCTGTTCAACGGCGGTGTGATGACCGCGTCGGCGATCGGCAAGCGCATCGTTGGTTCGTTGTCACGCTGGTTTCGCAGGGGTGATGAAAGCAGTTGGTCTCCTCAAGTGTTGGAGTCCCCACGCTTGGACTTGGCGGTCGCACGCGGAGCGGCCTACTACGGCGTGGTCCGACGCGGTGAAGGAGTCCGGATTGCCGCCAATCTCGGGCACTCGTATTACATGCAAGTTTCCGAAGAACCGCCGCAAGCGATTTGCTTGATCCCGGGCAGTGCCGAAGCGGGCCAGCGATTCAGTGCTGAACAGCATCCGCTGCAAATGCGAATCGGCGCGCCGGTGCAGTTCCCACTGTGGGTCAGCAGCACACGGCTGGCCGACACCGTCGGAGAGCTGATCGGGATCGATCGAGCGGAACTGTCGCCGCTGCCGCCGATTTGCACCGCGTTGGTTCTAGGTCGACGCAAACAAGACGAAACCATCCGCGTTGTGATCGAAGCCGAATTGAGCGAGATCGGCACCGTCGGGCTGTTTTGCGTCGACGCGGACTCGGGCAAGCGTTGGCGACTGGAGTTCGACATCCGCAGCACGTTAGAGACGGATCGCGAAGCCCATAGCGGGGAAGGCGAAACGGCGGGGATCATCGACGCGGAGACGGTGGCCGGTTGTGAAAGTGCGATCGCCGAGGTGTTTGATGCGGACGAACGGGACAAGTCGCAAAAGCCCGGCAAGCTTGTTCGCCAATTGCAATCGATCACCGAAATGCATCGCAATCAGTGGCCGCCATCGCTGTTGCGTGAGCAATGGCAGTTCCTGTTCGATCACCACGAGGGACGTCGAAAATCCGAGCAGCATGAATCACGCTGGCTGAATTTGGTCGGATTTTGTTTACGACCCGGTTATGGTGTCGCCGTGGATGATTGGCGAGTGTCCAGTGTTTGGAAAACGATCCACGGCAAACTTGCTTTCGCATCCGCCGCCTCACGAACCGAATCGATGATCATGTGGCGGCGCATCGCCGGAGGGCTGACGACCGGACAGCAATCACAGTTAGCGGCACCTTGGGTCAACGCGTTGACCAACAAAACGATGAGAATGGAACCGCACGAAGCCGCAGAGGTTTGGCGGCTGATCGGTTCGCTGGAACGGTTGCCGGTGAATGACAAAGTCAACCTTGGCGACGCGGCCCTCCAAGCGCTGTCGGTCAAGAAGAATGAAAAGATCCGCGACGCACTGCTGTGGTCCATCGGACGAATCGGCAGTCGGCAACCCGTTTATGGACCGCTCAATGCGGCGGTCCCCGCCAAGCAAGCCGAACGCTGGTGCGAAAAACTGCTGGACTTTCTGGACCGTGATTGTAGTGACGAGTTGGTTTCGATCGCCCGCCTGGCATTGGTTCAGATGGGGCGACTGACGGGCGACCGATTTCGCGATCTGTCTGTCGATCAACGGGAACGCATCGCCGCCGCGTTTCGTGTCCGTGAGTCTCCGCAACACTTCGTCGATCTACTGCTCGTCGGTGGCAAACTGGCCAGTGAAGAACAAGCAGCCGTGTTTGGTGACGCATTGCCACTGGGGATTCGATTGGTGCGATGA
- the malQ gene encoding 4-alpha-glucanotransferase, translating to MFTALMVDMSERKSGVLLHVTSLPGRFGIGDFGPEAFRFVDFLNAASQSVWQILPLTVTSSFTGNSPYSSLSAFALNPLLVSPEILLREGLTTQENVECIYARESGPAHFRRVRMLKEAILQESFQQFQKTSQFTEEFDAFLKDSSQWLEDYVQFVVLKEVFGGQVWWEWPTPFRDRDEDELLRFTRLYRQQLQYHRFVQFILWKQWSAVRSYCHEKGVQVMGDLPIYVETDSADVWAHPECFKLDDDHRPEWVAGVPPDYFSATGQLWGNPVYRWDVLQEQRYQWWIERFRHNIKLYDLIRIDHFRGLVQYWEVSAGEETAIDGQWADVPTRDFLDTAFSHVDASHFIAEDLGTITDDVHEIMDHYQLAGMKVLLFAFGDDLVEHPYLPHNYVENCVAYTGTHDNNTVVGWFHHEMMAAEEENLREYLGRDVSADTIACEMIQLIWESKAKLCIAPLQDLLGLDETSRMNVPGVGADCWRWRCPYLSFNDELAARLKALTVATGRGPN from the coding sequence ATTTTTACCGCTTTGATGGTTGATATGAGTGAAAGAAAGAGCGGCGTGTTGCTGCACGTCACATCGTTGCCCGGTCGCTTCGGTATCGGCGACTTCGGTCCGGAAGCCTTTCGGTTTGTGGACTTCTTGAACGCCGCGTCTCAGTCTGTTTGGCAGATCTTGCCGTTGACTGTGACCAGTTCCTTCACGGGCAACTCGCCGTACAGCAGCCTTTCTGCTTTCGCGCTCAATCCGTTGCTCGTCAGTCCAGAGATTTTGTTGAGAGAAGGACTGACGACACAAGAAAACGTGGAGTGCATCTATGCCCGCGAAAGTGGCCCGGCGCACTTTCGACGCGTCAGGATGCTCAAAGAAGCGATCTTGCAAGAATCCTTTCAGCAGTTTCAGAAAACCTCGCAGTTCACGGAAGAATTCGATGCTTTTCTGAAGGATTCCTCGCAGTGGTTGGAAGATTACGTGCAGTTTGTTGTGCTCAAGGAGGTGTTTGGGGGACAGGTCTGGTGGGAATGGCCGACTCCGTTTCGCGACCGCGACGAAGACGAGTTGTTGAGGTTCACGCGGCTGTACAGGCAACAGCTACAGTACCACCGATTTGTGCAGTTCATTCTGTGGAAGCAATGGAGTGCGGTGCGGAGTTATTGTCATGAAAAGGGTGTGCAGGTCATGGGTGATTTGCCCATCTATGTCGAAACCGACAGTGCCGACGTTTGGGCGCATCCTGAATGTTTCAAATTGGATGACGATCATCGTCCCGAATGGGTTGCCGGGGTTCCGCCGGACTACTTTAGCGCGACGGGCCAACTGTGGGGAAATCCCGTTTACCGCTGGGACGTCTTGCAAGAACAGCGGTATCAGTGGTGGATCGAGCGATTTCGGCACAACATCAAACTTTATGACTTGATTCGAATCGATCACTTCCGAGGCTTGGTGCAGTACTGGGAGGTGTCCGCTGGAGAGGAAACGGCGATCGATGGACAGTGGGCCGATGTTCCGACCCGCGATTTTCTCGACACGGCATTCAGCCATGTGGACGCCAGTCATTTTATCGCCGAAGACTTGGGGACGATTACCGATGACGTCCACGAGATCATGGATCACTATCAACTCGCGGGAATGAAGGTTCTGCTATTTGCCTTCGGCGATGACCTCGTTGAGCATCCGTATTTGCCGCACAACTACGTCGAGAATTGCGTCGCCTACACGGGAACACACGACAACAATACGGTCGTCGGATGGTTCCATCATGAGATGATGGCTGCCGAAGAAGAAAATCTCCGCGAGTATCTCGGGCGAGACGTCAGCGCGGACACCATCGCGTGTGAGATGATTCAATTGATTTGGGAGTCCAAGGCCAAGCTTTGTATCGCTCCGCTGCAGGATCTGTTGGGGCTCGACGAGACGTCACGTATGAATGTCCCTGGAGTAGGGGCGGATTGCTGGCGGTGGCGATGTCCTTATTTGTCGTTCAACGATGAGTTGGCGGCGCGGCTGAAAGCATTGACGGTGGCGACTGGGCGCGGCCCGAATTGA
- a CDS encoding 6-phosphofructokinase — MPDHHALDIKRVAILFAGGPAPAANAVISTAAFSFLEEGAQVFGIKHGYSRLAEYTAAGPLQEGTDYIRFTQDSLTNARSSRGIMIGTARTNPGKHVSSPDHLKDPELVAPLRRVYEGLCSLEVDALISIGGDDTLKTANKLKMFQDNLPADARRFPVVHLPKTIDNDYSGIDFTFGFFTAVETLAEEIRNLNFDAAAGRAYFLCEAMGRSAGWLAYGAAIAGEASMVLSVEDIRGALATEEVVSQETGETRKIMALDRVIDRMVDMMMARERDGREYGTIVIAEGMAEYLPAQYLEGVNRDDHGHINISSINLAALMSKLIGDRYTERTGKSRKINGLQLGYEARCAPPHAYDVMLGSQLGVGAYRALVEEKLNGVMVSVSGQLDLHYVPFEQLVDPVTLVTKVRFIDPGCDFHRLARFLETCVDT, encoded by the coding sequence ATGCCCGATCACCACGCCCTCGACATCAAACGCGTTGCCATTCTTTTTGCCGGAGGCCCCGCGCCTGCTGCCAATGCCGTCATTTCGACCGCAGCTTTCTCGTTCTTGGAAGAAGGCGCCCAGGTGTTCGGGATCAAGCACGGTTACAGTCGCCTAGCGGAATACACCGCAGCCGGCCCGCTGCAAGAAGGCACCGATTACATCCGATTCACGCAAGATTCGCTCACCAATGCCCGCAGCAGCCGTGGCATCATGATCGGGACCGCGCGAACCAACCCGGGCAAACATGTCAGCAGCCCAGATCACCTGAAGGATCCAGAACTGGTTGCCCCTCTGCGACGTGTTTACGAAGGCCTGTGTTCACTGGAAGTCGACGCGTTGATTTCGATCGGCGGCGACGACACGCTGAAAACGGCGAACAAACTGAAGATGTTCCAGGACAACTTGCCAGCCGATGCACGTCGCTTCCCCGTTGTTCACTTGCCCAAGACGATCGACAATGACTACAGCGGAATCGACTTTACGTTCGGATTCTTCACCGCCGTGGAAACACTCGCCGAAGAAATCCGTAACCTGAACTTCGATGCCGCCGCCGGCCGCGCGTACTTCCTCTGCGAAGCCATGGGACGCAGCGCCGGATGGTTGGCTTACGGCGCGGCGATCGCAGGCGAAGCGAGCATGGTGTTGAGCGTGGAAGACATCCGAGGCGCGCTGGCGACCGAAGAAGTCGTTAGTCAAGAAACGGGCGAAACACGCAAGATCATGGCCTTGGACCGCGTCATCGATCGCATGGTCGACATGATGATGGCTCGCGAACGCGACGGACGCGAATACGGAACCATCGTGATCGCAGAAGGCATGGCGGAGTACTTGCCCGCTCAATATCTCGAAGGCGTTAATCGCGACGACCACGGTCACATCAACATCTCGTCGATCAACTTGGCTGCCCTGATGTCCAAGCTCATCGGCGACCGATACACCGAACGCACAGGCAAATCTCGCAAAATCAACGGGCTGCAGTTGGGTTACGAAGCCCGTTGCGCACCACCACACGCCTACGACGTGATGCTCGGCTCTCAACTCGGCGTCGGTGCCTACCGTGCCTTGGTCGAAGAAAAACTCAATGGCGTCATGGTCAGCGTCTCCGGTCAGCTCGATCTGCATTACGTCCCGTTCGAGCAATTGGTCGATCCGGTAACGTTGGTCACCAAAGTCCGCTTCATCGACCCGGGTTGCGACTTCCATCGCCTGGCCCGGTTCCTGGAAACCTGTGTCGACACCTGA
- a CDS encoding class I SAM-dependent methyltransferase yields MLTEIELPSSIDQIPIPDEISDYLAASRQRIEAFQDRWDESFIEQFVAADYTMVYQTLTWILEYQPLIGKRFLEWGCGFAITSSLASALGLAVFGIEAHEDLIPQARKTLEQCEHPFQIVHGDFLPRGTERLADDPTLPSLGHAVPCGYEAMGLELDDFALVYSYPWPQEDLFHELVFDQRGARGALMLMFIGPNEMRLMRKTS; encoded by the coding sequence GTGTTGACCGAAATAGAACTACCTTCGTCCATCGATCAAATTCCGATCCCGGACGAGATCTCCGACTATCTGGCCGCCTCGCGTCAACGGATCGAAGCGTTTCAAGACCGTTGGGACGAATCGTTCATCGAGCAATTCGTGGCAGCCGACTACACGATGGTCTATCAGACGCTGACATGGATCCTGGAATACCAGCCTCTGATCGGCAAGCGCTTTCTGGAATGGGGATGTGGATTTGCGATCACCAGTTCCTTGGCCAGTGCGTTGGGTTTGGCGGTGTTTGGAATCGAAGCCCACGAGGATTTGATTCCACAGGCCCGCAAGACGTTGGAGCAGTGTGAGCACCCGTTTCAAATCGTGCACGGTGATTTTCTGCCACGAGGGACCGAACGTTTGGCGGACGACCCGACTTTGCCGAGCCTTGGGCATGCCGTGCCGTGCGGCTACGAGGCGATGGGCCTGGAGCTGGATGACTTTGCCCTGGTCTACTCCTATCCGTGGCCGCAAGAAGATCTCTTTCACGAACTGGTATTCGACCAACGAGGCGCGCGAGGAGCGCTGATGCTGATGTTCATCGGCCCCAACGAAATGCGTCTGATGCGTAAAACGTCGTAG
- a CDS encoding AMP-binding protein, which translates to MTLPEWIGLRSQRHPDRPAVTYIDDSGSRETWTYRQLWLFASELARRMPASQSAELSNGAKKLAPRAALLFPQGLEFLAGFLGCQLAGWTPVPTCFPKPNREMPRLNSVMIDCSPDAIVTTAEVHTTLAVDKLPELSHQVAIIDTDRPGDEVAGDGLDPESLPISLDDLAFLQYTSGSTSEPKGVMVHQSNVMANLEAIRDGFQIQWQDDDATDVATGVFWLPYYHDMGLIGGILEALYIGGHTVLLSPRAFLQRPLRWLQAISEFGASISGAPNFAYQLCVDRIPPDQSDGVDLSRWKLAFSGAEPVLPRTLKDFAHRFESCGFSKNAFYPCYGLAESTLLAAGGDGPSAPTVLSVSRASVEQGKPTIVDPNTADRASKRSQQKIVSCGTPRLNTEIILVDPSTRQQVDEGTIGEVWMRGPSVTSGYWGREQATDEQFKAALADDPDGNQYLRSGDLGFQHDGELYLTGRHKDVIIIRGRNLFPQDIEVTVSEVVGSDFGNSAALAVRSTGNDDLAIVAELPRHCDESEYPRIVRDIRRAVIEVHEVDPQHIWLVRPATIPLTTSGKVQRSLCRERFEAGEIATRHRYDRSSISEQVPIAFPEIAQPISENQREGITLLVEDWMTQWLVSRAGVDPNDIAPERSFEQYGLDSMTAVELSGETQDWSGVELTPVVAWTHPTITGLSAYIVNEMINAPLPTASPSPENAG; encoded by the coding sequence ATGACACTGCCTGAGTGGATCGGTTTGCGCAGTCAGCGACATCCAGATCGACCGGCGGTCACCTACATTGACGATTCGGGCTCAAGAGAGACGTGGACTTATCGGCAGCTCTGGTTGTTTGCGAGTGAGTTGGCGCGGCGGATGCCAGCCAGCCAATCGGCTGAACTTTCCAACGGAGCCAAGAAACTCGCACCCAGGGCGGCGTTGCTCTTTCCACAGGGACTTGAGTTCCTGGCCGGTTTTCTGGGATGCCAATTGGCGGGATGGACGCCCGTTCCGACTTGTTTTCCCAAGCCCAATCGGGAGATGCCTCGGCTGAACTCGGTGATGATCGATTGTTCTCCCGACGCGATCGTCACCACAGCAGAGGTTCACACGACTCTGGCGGTGGACAAGCTGCCTGAGTTGTCACACCAGGTTGCGATCATTGATACCGATCGCCCCGGTGACGAGGTGGCTGGCGATGGACTGGATCCCGAGTCGCTTCCGATTTCACTCGATGATCTCGCGTTTTTGCAGTACACCAGCGGCAGCACCAGCGAGCCCAAGGGCGTGATGGTGCATCAAAGCAACGTGATGGCGAACTTGGAAGCCATCCGAGATGGATTTCAAATCCAGTGGCAAGACGACGATGCAACCGATGTCGCGACAGGCGTTTTTTGGTTGCCTTATTATCACGACATGGGATTGATCGGTGGGATCCTGGAAGCCTTGTACATCGGCGGTCACACGGTACTGCTCAGTCCCCGCGCGTTCCTGCAGCGACCTTTGCGTTGGTTGCAAGCGATCAGTGAGTTTGGTGCCAGCATCAGCGGTGCGCCGAACTTCGCCTACCAACTCTGCGTCGATCGCATTCCGCCGGACCAATCAGACGGCGTCGATTTGAGCCGTTGGAAACTGGCGTTCAGCGGGGCGGAGCCGGTTTTGCCGCGAACCCTCAAGGACTTTGCACATCGCTTTGAATCGTGCGGATTTTCAAAAAACGCATTCTATCCCTGCTACGGATTAGCCGAATCGACTTTGCTGGCGGCCGGCGGAGATGGCCCCTCTGCACCTACGGTCTTGTCGGTCAGCCGAGCGTCGGTCGAACAAGGCAAACCGACCATCGTCGACCCCAACACTGCGGACCGAGCCTCCAAACGGAGTCAGCAAAAAATTGTCAGTTGCGGTACACCCCGACTGAACACGGAAATTATCTTGGTCGACCCCTCAACACGTCAACAAGTGGATGAAGGCACGATCGGCGAGGTCTGGATGCGTGGGCCAAGCGTTACGTCGGGTTATTGGGGGCGAGAGCAAGCCACCGATGAGCAATTCAAAGCCGCTCTTGCAGACGATCCTGATGGCAACCAGTATTTGCGTTCCGGTGATCTTGGTTTTCAACACGACGGCGAGCTTTACCTGACCGGCCGACACAAAGATGTAATCATCATCCGAGGACGAAACCTGTTTCCCCAGGACATCGAGGTGACGGTGAGTGAAGTCGTCGGTTCGGACTTTGGAAACTCGGCCGCGCTCGCGGTTCGCAGCACCGGAAATGATGACTTGGCAATCGTCGCCGAGCTGCCCAGGCACTGCGATGAGTCGGAGTACCCGCGAATCGTCCGCGATATTCGTAGGGCTGTGATCGAGGTGCACGAAGTCGACCCGCAGCACATTTGGCTGGTGCGTCCCGCGACAATTCCTTTGACCACCAGTGGCAAGGTGCAGAGAAGCCTTTGCAGGGAACGTTTTGAAGCCGGCGAGATTGCCACCCGACACCGATACGATCGATCATCCATTTCAGAACAAGTCCCAATCGCATTTCCCGAAATCGCCCAACCGATTTCTGAAAATCAACGTGAGGGAATCACGCTGTTGGTTGAGGATTGGATGACTCAGTGGTTGGTCAGTCGCGCCGGAGTCGATCCAAATGACATCGCCCCCGAACGCTCATTCGAACAGTACGGACTGGATTCCATGACCGCTGTGGAACTGAGCGGAGAAACCCAGGACTGGTCGGGCGTCGAGCTGACACCCGTCGTCGCTTGGACCCACCCGACGATCACCGGCTTGAGTGCTTACATCGTCAACGAAATGATCAACGCTCCGCTTCCCACTGCTTCTCCCAGTCCCGAAAACGCAGGCTGA
- a CDS encoding TolC family protein, whose product MIRLAMIGTQGRAQDWLTTAWNHSRSLNTWIQMILITFVAAPLFADSPPLSDLRLDDDSGMLESDQFAWQTKPLYVEPPTLDSSDRPNPIVTRLPDPKPTSSPQPQRWRSGESVPARLASSFVHPADQNGWTPDSGQSKDPSFHVGDVLSHLSADATPGETTLQLETPWWRQHQSELIDNRRQPMQISLDQLIQMALENSAQIRVYEKTPQIRHTAVAEAYSAFDWTQFLDSKWQDISDPVGSTLTVGGNGTRFLDNNIQSNIGVRRRNEHGGELEVNQRFGHQNTNSRFFIPNDQGTARLTLGYTQPLMRGRGTTYNRSLIVLASIDAQRATDEYQRQLQQHLLEIARAYWTLYLERSTLTQKVSLYLKSLQNEQQLRERQAIDAQRSQLVQATAAVESRKSDLIRARAAVQNAETKLRALINAPGLDENSEIIPLDVPTLESFSPDLTSEFSTAIQNRPEIQAAIKEIQAACVRTKMAKHEMLPVLDLVTETYVSGLQGNSQVGDAWLDQFRVGAPSYTIGLEWEVAVGRRAASANLRRRQLESIQLSEKYRSTLELVKAEVEVAVREVVTSYRELAAKDRARQAAIVEAETLEARWRTLGGRDNNASQLFESLISAQSRVTEAEHEVSTALLTYSLSLINLRHANGTLMQMTFE is encoded by the coding sequence ATGATTCGGCTTGCTATGATCGGTACCCAAGGACGGGCACAGGACTGGCTGACGACTGCTTGGAACCACAGCAGATCGCTCAACACGTGGATTCAGATGATACTGATCACGTTTGTCGCTGCGCCGCTATTTGCAGACTCGCCCCCGCTGAGTGATCTCCGACTCGATGACGATTCGGGGATGTTGGAGAGCGATCAATTTGCGTGGCAAACCAAGCCGCTCTACGTGGAGCCACCGACGCTTGACTCATCAGATCGGCCCAACCCGATCGTGACAAGACTGCCGGACCCCAAACCGACTTCGTCCCCTCAACCGCAGCGTTGGCGCAGCGGTGAAAGCGTGCCGGCGCGTTTGGCCTCATCGTTCGTTCATCCGGCAGATCAGAACGGTTGGACTCCAGACAGCGGGCAGTCAAAAGACCCAAGCTTTCATGTCGGGGATGTGCTCAGCCATCTGAGTGCAGACGCGACACCGGGCGAAACGACGCTACAGTTGGAAACTCCGTGGTGGCGTCAGCATCAGAGCGAGTTGATCGACAACCGACGACAACCGATGCAGATCAGCTTGGATCAACTGATTCAAATGGCTCTCGAAAATTCCGCGCAGATCCGTGTCTACGAAAAGACGCCCCAGATTCGGCACACCGCAGTCGCGGAAGCCTACTCGGCATTTGATTGGACCCAGTTCCTGGATTCAAAATGGCAAGACATCTCCGATCCGGTCGGCAGCACTTTGACGGTGGGCGGAAACGGGACACGGTTCCTGGACAACAACATCCAGTCCAACATTGGGGTGCGACGACGGAACGAGCACGGCGGTGAATTAGAAGTCAACCAACGCTTCGGCCATCAAAACACCAACTCTCGATTCTTCATTCCGAACGATCAAGGCACGGCACGCTTGACGCTTGGCTACACCCAACCCCTGATGCGTGGGCGAGGAACGACGTACAACCGCAGCCTCATCGTTCTGGCATCCATCGATGCACAGCGGGCAACCGATGAGTATCAACGTCAGTTGCAACAACATTTGCTGGAGATCGCCAGAGCCTATTGGACACTCTATCTGGAACGCTCGACGCTGACTCAAAAGGTCAGCTTGTACCTGAAATCCCTGCAGAACGAACAGCAACTGAGAGAACGCCAGGCGATCGATGCACAACGTTCGCAATTGGTGCAAGCGACTGCGGCTGTGGAGAGTCGCAAGAGTGACTTGATCCGAGCGCGGGCAGCGGTACAAAACGCGGAAACAAAGCTACGTGCCCTGATCAATGCACCGGGTTTGGACGAAAACAGTGAGATCATTCCGCTGGACGTTCCCACGCTGGAAAGTTTCTCGCCCGACTTGACCTCCGAGTTTTCGACCGCGATCCAAAATCGACCGGAAATCCAAGCTGCGATTAAAGAGATCCAGGCGGCATGCGTGCGAACCAAGATGGCCAAGCATGAAATGTTGCCAGTGCTGGACCTGGTGACCGAAACCTACGTTTCCGGCTTGCAGGGCAATTCGCAGGTCGGTGATGCATGGCTGGACCAATTCCGCGTCGGTGCGCCCAGTTACACGATCGGATTGGAATGGGAAGTCGCCGTGGGGCGGCGCGCCGCTTCTGCCAACCTACGCCGACGCCAATTGGAAAGCATCCAACTGAGCGAAAAGTATCGATCGACCTTGGAGCTGGTCAAAGCAGAAGTGGAGGTCGCGGTACGCGAGGTTGTCACCAGTTACCGCGAACTGGCGGCAAAGGATCGCGCTCGCCAAGCGGCGATCGTCGAAGCGGAAACACTGGAAGCTCGCTGGCGGACTCTCGGTGGACGAGACAACAACGCCAGTCAGCTGTTTGAATCATTGATCTCGGCACAGAGCCGAGTGACAGAAGCGGAACACGAGGTGTCCACGGCACTACTGACCTACAGCCTGTCGCTGATCAACCTGAGACATGCCAATGGAACATTGATGCAGATGACGTTCGAATGA